One window of the Natrinema sp. CBA1119 genome contains the following:
- a CDS encoding oxidoreductase has translation MSWTADDIPEQDGRTIVITGANSGIGLETTRELARNGATVIMACRSTERGEDAVDDVREDVPDADLRVEECNLGDLESVRSFAEGLEDEAIDVLINNAGVMAIPRSETADGFETQFGVNHLGHFALTGLLLESLATDEDDPARVVTVSSGVHESGEIDFDDLQGEESYDKWSAYAQSKLANVLFAYELERRFLTADTNAQSMAVHPGYANTQLQMRGPEQSGSRLRIAAMKLMNTVVAQSAEMGALPTLYAATAPDVEGGAYYGPGGFQNMRGTPERQASSDRSYDEETARRLWAVSEDLTDVTYDLPKPKEEAVSA, from the coding sequence ATGAGCTGGACAGCCGACGATATTCCCGAACAGGACGGCCGAACGATCGTCATCACGGGCGCGAACAGCGGCATCGGCCTCGAGACCACCCGCGAACTCGCGCGCAATGGTGCGACGGTGATCATGGCCTGCCGGAGCACCGAGCGCGGCGAGGACGCGGTCGACGACGTTCGCGAGGACGTTCCCGACGCCGACCTGCGTGTCGAGGAGTGCAACCTGGGAGACCTCGAGTCCGTTCGCTCCTTCGCCGAGGGACTCGAGGACGAGGCGATCGACGTGCTGATCAACAACGCGGGAGTCATGGCGATCCCGCGCTCGGAGACCGCGGACGGCTTCGAGACCCAGTTCGGCGTCAACCACCTCGGTCACTTCGCGCTCACCGGCCTCCTGCTCGAGAGTCTGGCGACCGACGAGGACGATCCCGCGCGGGTCGTCACCGTCTCGAGCGGGGTCCACGAGAGCGGCGAGATCGACTTCGACGACCTCCAAGGCGAGGAGTCCTACGACAAGTGGAGCGCCTACGCCCAGTCGAAGCTGGCGAACGTGCTCTTCGCGTACGAACTCGAGCGTAGATTCCTCACCGCGGATACGAACGCACAGAGCATGGCAGTGCATCCGGGCTACGCGAACACCCAGCTACAGATGCGCGGGCCCGAACAGAGCGGGAGTCGGCTCCGAATAGCGGCGATGAAACTGATGAACACGGTGGTCGCACAGTCGGCCGAGATGGGTGCGCTCCCGACGCTCTACGCTGCGACCGCGCCCGACGTCGAGGGCGGCGCGTACTACGGCCCCGGCGGCTTCCAGAACATGCGTGGCACGCCCGAGCGACAGGCCTCCTCGGATCGATCGTACGACGAGGAGACAGCCCGTCGGTTGTGGGCCGTCTCGGAAGACCTGACCGACGTCACGTACGACCTGCCGAAGCCGAAGGAGGAGGCGGTCTCGGCGTAG
- a CDS encoding PLD nuclease N-terminal domain-containing protein gives MDPLLAVLVGIPLLWHLGLTAVAYYDAGRVGLEPPKKWAAITFCLPLIGFFIYLFERSELSYDPESDPYRDHNFNVHPSRADDTPLPSRGDDRLSPENGEEKRDE, from the coding sequence ATGGACCCGCTGCTGGCGGTACTCGTGGGGATCCCGCTCCTGTGGCACCTCGGGCTCACCGCCGTCGCCTACTACGACGCCGGGCGAGTCGGCCTCGAGCCGCCGAAGAAGTGGGCGGCGATCACGTTCTGTCTCCCGCTCATCGGCTTCTTCATCTACCTGTTCGAGCGCAGCGAACTCTCCTACGATCCGGAGAGCGACCCCTATCGGGACCACAACTTCAACGTCCATCCCTCGCGGGCCGACGACACGCCGCTGCCCTCGCGCGGTGACGATCGACTCTCGCCGGAGAACGGCGAGGAAAAACGCGACGAGTAA
- a CDS encoding aldehyde ferredoxin oxidoreductase family protein, whose protein sequence is MKHVRGPLCSIDVGERTAETEEIDDVLESYIGGRALGTKLAHDRIPFDADPLGADNRLYFATGPMQHSTMSFTGRMSATGLSPLTDGLLSSNAGGFLSRNFTGTGHSAVEITGASDELVILHVTDDGVEFEEVPELEEATVPETCEYIEDEHGLGSEHTTVIGPAGENRVRFASIMTSEERAFGRGGLGAVLGAKNVKAITFDGDSTREVEIPPLQMEIHGEAAQAEHPMKAQGTTSVAEYANMVEALPSYYFSELSFEGIDGISGDRVEEKKYKKGTCSSCAFACKLPTRDEESGLETEGPEYETLMAFGSNSGIDDVVDLMKSNKLCDVYGLDTISAGDTVAAYLASEDEFGNADLIHDLVEKIAHREGVGDTLAEGVDRIHDELGVDNWSVKGMEFAAHDGRTLNGQGLAFATSNRGADHMYAEFYPYEYPLVDADDAFDKEGLEGKPPKLVELENVNAIKDSAVLCKFSRDFMTDERLETLLDADYEELLALGGEVVTLERHFNNQRGFDRGDDTLPYEIPDFEQGLAEYYDERGWNDDGTVPDAAFEGGHGAPADD, encoded by the coding sequence ATGAAACACGTACGGGGACCGCTGTGTTCGATCGACGTCGGCGAGCGAACGGCCGAGACCGAGGAGATCGATGACGTCCTCGAGTCGTATATCGGGGGGCGTGCGCTCGGAACGAAACTCGCACACGATCGGATCCCGTTCGACGCCGATCCGCTGGGCGCGGACAACCGGCTCTACTTCGCGACGGGCCCGATGCAACACTCGACGATGAGTTTCACCGGACGGATGTCGGCAACCGGCCTTTCGCCGCTGACCGACGGCCTGTTGTCCTCGAACGCCGGTGGCTTCCTCTCGCGGAACTTCACCGGAACGGGCCACAGCGCCGTCGAGATCACCGGCGCGAGCGACGAACTCGTGATTCTCCACGTCACCGACGACGGCGTCGAGTTCGAGGAAGTCCCGGAACTCGAGGAGGCGACCGTCCCCGAGACCTGCGAGTACATCGAGGACGAACACGGCCTCGGCTCGGAGCACACGACGGTCATCGGCCCTGCGGGCGAGAATCGGGTCCGCTTCGCCTCGATCATGACCTCCGAGGAGCGGGCCTTCGGCCGCGGCGGCCTCGGTGCCGTCCTCGGCGCGAAGAACGTCAAGGCGATCACCTTCGACGGCGACTCGACCCGCGAGGTCGAGATCCCGCCGCTCCAGATGGAGATCCACGGTGAGGCCGCCCAGGCCGAGCATCCGATGAAAGCGCAGGGGACCACCTCGGTCGCGGAGTACGCGAACATGGTCGAGGCCCTGCCGAGTTACTACTTCTCCGAACTCTCCTTCGAAGGGATCGACGGGATCAGCGGCGACCGCGTCGAGGAGAAGAAGTACAAGAAGGGCACCTGCTCATCGTGTGCGTTCGCGTGCAAACTACCGACGCGAGACGAGGAGTCCGGCCTCGAGACAGAGGGCCCGGAGTACGAGACGCTGATGGCCTTCGGCTCGAACTCTGGAATCGACGACGTGGTCGACCTCATGAAGTCGAACAAGCTGTGCGACGTCTACGGACTGGACACCATCTCGGCGGGCGACACCGTCGCGGCCTACCTCGCCAGCGAGGACGAGTTCGGCAACGCCGACCTCATCCACGACCTCGTCGAGAAGATCGCCCACCGCGAGGGCGTCGGCGACACGCTCGCGGAGGGTGTCGACCGCATTCACGACGAACTGGGCGTCGACAACTGGTCGGTCAAGGGCATGGAGTTCGCCGCCCACGACGGCCGCACCCTCAACGGCCAGGGACTGGCCTTCGCTACGTCGAACCGCGGCGCCGACCACATGTACGCCGAGTTCTACCCCTACGAGTACCCGCTCGTCGACGCGGACGACGCCTTCGACAAGGAGGGTCTCGAGGGGAAACCGCCGAAACTCGTCGAACTCGAGAACGTCAACGCGATCAAGGACAGCGCCGTCCTCTGCAAGTTCTCCCGGGACTTCATGACCGACGAGCGCCTCGAGACGCTGCTCGACGCCGACTACGAGGAACTGCTCGCGCTCGGCGGCGAGGTCGTCACGCTCGAGCGCCACTTCAACAACCAGCGCGGCTTCGACCGGGGCGACGATACCCTGCCCTACGAGATTCCGGATTTCGAGCAGGGGCTGGCTGAATACTACGACGAACGGGGCTGGAACGACGACGGGACGGTCCCCGACGCGGCGTTCGAGGGCGGCCACGGCGCGCCGGCCGACGACTGA
- a CDS encoding ferredoxin gives MSDDDGIQRASDVGSSDAPPVDEKPYKIIFEANKCFGAGKCAEVSANWEMSIASGMAQPTEYFFGEDDLEHNVRAAEICPAKKDDGCIHVVDRRTDEEIAPDPHGDGTLSVDW, from the coding sequence ATGAGCGACGACGACGGCATTCAGCGCGCCAGCGATGTCGGTTCCAGCGACGCGCCGCCGGTCGACGAGAAACCGTACAAGATCATCTTCGAGGCCAACAAGTGCTTCGGCGCGGGCAAGTGCGCCGAGGTCAGCGCCAACTGGGAGATGTCCATCGCCTCGGGCATGGCCCAGCCCACCGAGTACTTCTTCGGCGAAGACGACCTCGAGCACAACGTCCGCGCCGCCGAGATCTGTCCGGCGAAGAAAGACGACGGCTGCATCCACGTCGTCGACCGCCGGACCGACGAGGAGATTGCCCCCGATCCCCACGGTGACGGCACGCTGAGCGTCGACTGGTAG
- a CDS encoding DUF5806 family protein, with protein MDEDGPNATRLEADAESAADAEGDDDVDDADAASDAESAADAEGDDDVDDADAASDAAEASTVSDADAALNSDASESAAASDSDTAPDSTTPAEPTDTDPASDGDAADGDVADGDATGDPAGDAPDGDAAAGDDDASGHGSEPEETGGGSMPGVPDPEPQEHDVPEDVRKYARFTKMDGAQYERVNEFLRDRTYITAREWAIARLCSDFRTETGVEMTKIGENLPELIPFMTDTYTPQAVNQARSSFEDKVRTAGATFLYGAMCDFFTAEELDDVMYESTEVAKFLLEVEGVDLSVEDELEAEERISSVMREVREASEELRERDDE; from the coding sequence ATGGACGAGGACGGACCGAACGCAACTCGACTCGAGGCCGATGCGGAATCGGCGGCCGACGCGGAGGGCGACGACGATGTCGACGACGCGGATGCCGCTTCCGATGCGGAATCGGCGGCCGACGCGGAGGGCGACGACGATGTCGACGACGCGGATGCCGCTTCCGATGCCGCCGAAGCCTCCACTGTTTCCGATGCGGACGCCGCTCTCAACTCGGATGCATCCGAGTCAGCGGCCGCTTCCGATTCGGATACTGCCCCCGATTCGACGACTCCCGCGGAACCGACCGACACCGATCCGGCGAGTGATGGCGACGCTGCAGACGGCGACGTTGCAGACGGTGACGCCACTGGCGACCCCGCTGGCGACGCTCCTGACGGTGACGCGGCTGCCGGGGATGACGATGCGAGCGGTCACGGGAGCGAGCCCGAAGAGACCGGCGGCGGATCGATGCCGGGCGTTCCGGACCCCGAGCCCCAGGAACACGACGTTCCGGAGGACGTCCGGAAGTACGCCCGCTTCACAAAGATGGACGGCGCACAGTACGAGCGGGTCAACGAGTTCCTGCGGGATCGGACCTACATCACCGCCCGCGAGTGGGCCATCGCCCGCCTCTGTTCGGACTTCCGGACCGAGACCGGCGTCGAGATGACCAAGATCGGCGAGAACCTGCCGGAGCTGATCCCCTTCATGACCGACACCTACACCCCTCAGGCGGTCAACCAGGCCCGCTCTTCCTTCGAGGACAAGGTTCGGACCGCCGGCGCGACCTTCCTCTACGGCGCGATGTGCGACTTCTTCACCGCCGAGGAACTCGACGACGTCATGTACGAATCGACGGAGGTCGCCAAGTTCCTGCTCGAGGTGGAGGGCGTCGACCTGTCGGTCGAGGACGAACTCGAGGCCGAGGAACGCATCTCGAGCGTAATGCGCGAGGTGCGCGAGGCCAGCGAGGAACTCCGCGAACGGGACGACGAGTAG
- a CDS encoding TraB domain-containing protein, giving the protein MSDHGTIILVPSVHFSLTHRRRVRAAIREMAPDLVAVELDESRFERLEGDTGPDIAELTRELPPPTAAAYSALRALQRSVVRLYGLDPEYTDMEAAIETAAELETDIALIDEPIDEIMRALSRRLGPLTIPKAMLRMQSMGPEEYADQLEVLSLPFEEITSGDDVQPAIDHLRRLLPEVATVLIDRRDRAMAERLHALRREGDDVIAVVGAGHHNGIERRLEELESASADGASTATVPIKTPARSVTRIPIQ; this is encoded by the coding sequence ATGTCGGACCACGGAACCATCATCCTCGTCCCCAGCGTTCACTTCTCACTGACGCACCGGCGGCGCGTCCGAGCGGCGATCCGCGAGATGGCCCCCGATCTCGTCGCCGTCGAACTCGACGAGTCCCGTTTCGAACGTCTCGAGGGCGACACCGGCCCGGATATCGCCGAACTGACCCGCGAGCTGCCGCCGCCGACCGCGGCCGCCTATAGCGCGCTGCGGGCGCTCCAGCGGTCGGTCGTGCGGTTGTACGGCCTCGATCCCGAGTACACCGACATGGAGGCGGCGATCGAGACGGCCGCCGAGCTCGAGACCGATATCGCGCTCATCGACGAACCGATCGACGAAATCATGCGGGCACTCTCCCGACGGCTCGGGCCGCTGACGATCCCGAAAGCGATGCTCCGGATGCAGTCGATGGGGCCCGAGGAGTACGCCGATCAACTGGAGGTGCTCTCGCTGCCGTTCGAGGAGATCACGAGCGGCGACGACGTCCAGCCGGCGATCGACCACCTGCGGCGGCTCCTCCCCGAGGTCGCGACCGTGCTGATCGACCGGCGCGACCGCGCTATGGCGGAGCGACTCCACGCGCTCCGCCGGGAGGGAGACGACGTCATCGCGGTTGTCGGTGCGGGCCACCACAACGGTATCGAACGACGGCTCGAGGAACTCGAGTCGGCGAGCGCGGACGGCGCGTCGACCGCGACGGTTCCGATCAAAACGCCGGCTCGGTCGGTGACGCGAATTCCGATTCAGTGA
- a CDS encoding aldehyde dehydrogenase family protein, with translation MTDLPLTPERGWESLYLAGSWTDAGDRDAISDENPYTREEIASVPAGTEDDVDAAYEAAAEAQESWAQQPPQARAGAINAAIEFVGDHREEIAELLSVESGSAPVKCEAEIQTARGMMQEAASYPFRMSGQHMDSITPGKENTAERVPVGVVGVISPWNFPLHLSMRAVAPAIAAGNSVVLKPASNTPITGGLLLARIFEAAGVPEGVLSVVPGRGSEIGDAIADHETPRVIAFTGSTEIGQRVAEKAASNCALPALELGGNNVHVVTDQADLERAVDGGVFGSFLHQGQVCISTNRHLVHESLYDDYVDALADRAASLPTGDPTDEDTIIGPIIDESQRDQIVDYIEESVDEGATLETGGDHDGLVVEPTVLSDVDNDMAAACNEHFGPVAPVIPYSSDEEAIELANDTIHGLSGSVHSEDLEQARQIADGIDTGMIHINDQPINDEPHVPFGGMKQSGMGRYNGEQILEEVTTTKWISVQHEPREYPF, from the coding sequence ATGACTGACCTTCCGCTGACACCCGAGCGCGGCTGGGAGTCGCTGTACCTCGCGGGTAGCTGGACCGACGCTGGCGATCGGGACGCGATCTCCGACGAGAATCCGTACACGCGCGAGGAGATCGCGAGCGTTCCCGCGGGCACCGAGGACGACGTCGACGCGGCCTACGAGGCTGCGGCCGAGGCACAGGAGTCGTGGGCCCAGCAGCCGCCCCAGGCTCGAGCGGGCGCGATCAACGCGGCGATCGAGTTCGTGGGGGATCACCGCGAGGAGATCGCCGAACTGTTGTCCGTCGAGTCCGGTAGCGCGCCGGTCAAGTGCGAGGCGGAGATCCAGACCGCCCGCGGGATGATGCAGGAGGCGGCGAGCTACCCCTTCCGAATGAGCGGCCAACACATGGACTCGATCACGCCGGGGAAGGAGAACACTGCCGAGCGGGTCCCCGTCGGCGTCGTCGGCGTCATCTCCCCGTGGAACTTCCCGCTCCACCTCTCGATGCGGGCGGTCGCGCCGGCCATCGCGGCCGGCAATTCGGTCGTGCTCAAGCCCGCCTCGAACACCCCCATCACCGGCGGGCTGTTGCTCGCGCGAATCTTCGAGGCGGCCGGCGTGCCGGAGGGCGTTCTGAGCGTGGTCCCCGGCCGCGGCTCGGAGATCGGCGACGCGATCGCCGACCACGAAACTCCGCGCGTCATCGCCTTTACCGGCTCGACCGAGATCGGCCAGCGCGTCGCCGAGAAAGCGGCCAGTAACTGCGCGCTGCCCGCGCTTGAGCTCGGCGGGAACAATGTCCACGTCGTCACCGACCAAGCTGACCTCGAGCGAGCCGTCGACGGCGGTGTCTTCGGTTCCTTCCTCCATCAGGGGCAGGTTTGCATCTCGACCAACCGTCATCTCGTCCACGAGTCGCTGTACGACGACTACGTCGACGCGCTGGCCGATCGAGCCGCGTCGTTGCCGACCGGCGATCCAACCGACGAGGACACGATCATCGGTCCGATCATCGACGAGAGCCAGCGCGATCAGATCGTGGACTACATCGAGGAGTCGGTCGACGAGGGTGCGACCCTCGAGACCGGCGGCGATCACGACGGCCTCGTCGTCGAACCCACCGTGCTCTCCGATGTCGACAACGACATGGCCGCGGCCTGCAACGAACACTTCGGGCCCGTCGCGCCCGTGATCCCCTACTCGAGCGACGAGGAGGCGATCGAACTCGCGAACGACACGATCCACGGCCTGTCGGGCTCGGTCCACAGCGAAGATCTCGAGCAGGCCCGGCAAATCGCGGACGGGATCGACACGGGCATGATTCACATCAACGATCAGCCGATCAACGATGAGCCCCACGTTCCCTTCGGCGGGATGAAGCAGTCCGGCATGGGCCGGTACAACGGCGAGCAGATCCTCGAGGAAGTGACGACGACGAAGTGGATCTCGGTTCAACACGAGCCCCGCGAGTACCCGTTCTAA
- a CDS encoding PAS domain-containing protein, producing MGAPSPTDVDLHERLRRQEVIAELSQQALSRTDLDGLYRDATAAVAETLDTDYCVVLERVPDGNEGVCRAGVGCTAGAVGNATDVLNRDSRSAESHSAEGPVVVDDLCADERTSVPTSLTDLDLVSGISVPIGSGDEPWGILETYTTDQRVFTEFDTDFVGRVAGVLASAVENERAHAEREEVFGRISDAFFALDEEWRFTYFNDRAHELINPEGRELIGTEIWAAFPEASERAFKSEYERAMAEQETVTFEEYYPDPLDAWFEVRAYPSATGLSVYFRDVTERRAHERTLEESERRYRALAQHFPNGAVGVYDRDLEYTLTEGTMLGEVLPSADRLEGSRMPDVFPDETVTDLEPLFRAAVEDGETGSTETAFGGRNWRVWATPLRDGNGDIFAGLSFTQDVTEQVDRENHLERYETIVEVVNDGVYVVDEDGRFTMVNETYAKMLGYAPDELVGTDASAVVDDTVARKIRELEIATADTDVEWPSVEAELRTADGGTLPVEGTFAMLPEDDSRWHRVGIVRDISERKARERRLEESERRYRTLVENFPEGAVGLFDEDLAYTAVGGQLLDEVGVAAEDRVGSSIDEIHPDGLVEEIEPYFHAALDGEANSFEVERYGRHLYAHTLPVRNGDDEIFAGMVVVQDVTERREYQRKLEESNERLEQFAYAASHDLQEPLRMVTSYLTLLENRYGDAFDEDGREFLAYAVDGADRMRDMIDGLLEYSRVETQGDPFEPTDLNAVFENVREDLQIQLEESGAEITVEDLPRVEGDASQLRQVLQNLLSNAITYSGDEPPRVHVGADRRGDEWVISVRDEGIGIDPANQDRVFTIFDRLHSREEYEGTGIGLALSERIVERHGVRPNSVRANSTDERRESVGGEIWVDSEPGEGATFSFTLPASQERE from the coding sequence ATGGGAGCGCCTTCGCCGACCGATGTGGATCTCCACGAGCGTCTTCGCCGACAGGAAGTCATCGCCGAACTGAGTCAGCAGGCGCTTTCGAGGACCGATCTCGACGGGCTCTATCGCGATGCGACGGCCGCAGTCGCCGAAACGTTGGACACCGACTACTGCGTCGTCCTCGAGCGAGTACCGGACGGGAATGAGGGCGTCTGCAGAGCGGGCGTCGGCTGCACGGCAGGGGCCGTCGGGAACGCGACCGACGTGTTGAACCGGGACTCGCGGTCAGCGGAGTCCCACTCCGCAGAGGGGCCGGTCGTCGTCGACGATCTATGCGCCGACGAGCGGACGAGCGTCCCGACGTCGCTCACCGATCTCGACCTCGTGAGCGGTATCAGCGTCCCGATCGGCTCGGGCGACGAGCCGTGGGGCATCCTCGAGACGTACACGACGGACCAGCGAGTATTCACCGAGTTCGACACCGATTTCGTGGGACGTGTCGCGGGCGTCCTCGCCTCTGCCGTCGAGAACGAGCGGGCACACGCCGAACGCGAGGAGGTGTTCGGCCGGATCTCGGACGCCTTCTTCGCGCTCGACGAGGAGTGGCGGTTCACCTACTTCAACGATCGCGCACACGAACTGATCAACCCCGAGGGGCGTGAGCTGATCGGCACGGAAATCTGGGCGGCGTTCCCCGAAGCCAGCGAACGGGCGTTCAAATCGGAGTACGAACGGGCGATGGCCGAACAGGAGACCGTCACGTTCGAGGAGTACTACCCCGACCCGCTCGACGCGTGGTTCGAGGTTCGCGCCTATCCGTCGGCGACCGGCCTCTCCGTCTACTTCCGCGACGTTACCGAACGGCGTGCGCACGAACGAACGCTCGAGGAGTCCGAGCGACGCTACCGGGCGCTGGCCCAGCACTTCCCGAACGGTGCCGTCGGCGTCTACGACCGCGATCTCGAGTATACGCTGACCGAAGGTACCATGCTCGGCGAGGTGCTCCCGTCCGCAGACCGACTCGAGGGGAGCCGAATGCCCGACGTGTTCCCCGACGAAACGGTCACGGACCTCGAGCCGCTGTTCCGAGCGGCCGTCGAGGACGGCGAAACCGGCAGCACGGAAACGGCGTTCGGTGGCCGAAACTGGCGCGTCTGGGCGACGCCGCTCCGCGACGGGAACGGAGACATCTTCGCCGGGCTAAGTTTCACACAGGACGTGACCGAACAGGTCGATCGCGAGAACCACCTCGAGCGCTACGAAACGATCGTCGAGGTCGTCAACGACGGCGTCTACGTCGTCGACGAGGACGGACGGTTTACCATGGTCAACGAGACGTACGCCAAGATGCTCGGCTACGCCCCCGACGAACTCGTCGGCACCGATGCGTCCGCGGTCGTCGACGACACGGTGGCCAGGAAGATCCGGGAACTGGAAATCGCCACCGCGGATACGGACGTCGAGTGGCCCTCCGTCGAAGCCGAACTTCGGACGGCGGACGGCGGGACGCTTCCCGTCGAGGGGACCTTCGCGATGCTGCCCGAAGACGACAGTCGATGGCACCGGGTGGGCATCGTTCGAGACATCAGCGAGCGGAAGGCCCGGGAGCGCCGGCTCGAAGAGTCCGAGCGGCGCTACCGGACGCTCGTGGAGAACTTCCCCGAGGGCGCGGTCGGCCTGTTCGACGAGGATCTCGCGTACACGGCCGTCGGCGGGCAACTCCTCGATGAGGTCGGCGTCGCCGCGGAGGACCGCGTCGGGAGCAGCATCGACGAGATCCATCCGGACGGCCTGGTCGAGGAGATCGAGCCGTACTTCCATGCGGCACTCGACGGGGAGGCGAACTCCTTCGAAGTCGAACGGTACGGCCGTCACCTGTACGCCCACACGCTCCCCGTCAGGAACGGCGACGACGAGATCTTCGCGGGCATGGTCGTGGTGCAGGACGTCACCGAGCGCCGGGAGTATCAGCGAAAGCTCGAGGAATCGAACGAGCGCTTAGAGCAGTTCGCGTACGCGGCCTCTCACGACCTGCAGGAACCGCTGCGGATGGTTACGAGCTACCTGACGTTACTCGAGAACCGCTACGGTGACGCCTTCGACGAGGACGGTCGGGAGTTCCTCGCTTACGCCGTCGACGGGGCCGACCGCATGCGCGACATGATCGACGGCCTGCTCGAGTACTCCCGGGTCGAAACGCAGGGCGATCCGTTCGAGCCGACGGATCTGAACGCGGTGTTCGAGAACGTCCGCGAGGACCTCCAGATACAGCTCGAGGAGAGCGGTGCCGAGATCACCGTCGAGGACCTTCCCCGCGTCGAGGGCGACGCCAGCCAATTGCGACAGGTCTTGCAGAACCTGCTGAGTAACGCGATCACGTACAGCGGCGACGAGCCGCCGCGAGTCCACGTCGGTGCCGACCGGCGGGGCGACGAGTGGGTGATCTCGGTCCGCGACGAGGGGATCGGCATTGACCCGGCTAATCAGGATCGGGTGTTCACCATCTTCGATCGCCTCCACAGCCGCGAGGAGTACGAGGGGACGGGTATCGGGCTCGCGCTCAGCGAACGCATCGTCGAACGCCACGGCGTCCGGCCGAACAGCGTGAGGGCGAACTCGACAGACGAGCGACGGGAATCTGTCGGTGGCGAGATCTGGGTCGACTCCGAGCCCGGGGAGGGGGCGACGTTCTCGTTTACGCTACCCGCCTCGCAAGAGCGGGAGTAG
- a CDS encoding thiolase family protein, giving the protein MSQTPVVVKAVRTPQGKEDGVYADVRSEALSVPLIDEILAETGLSGEEIDDLMWGCAQQRGEQDNNLARVIALLSELGESVPATTINRWCASSMQSVISASDAVAAGNRDAIIAGGVENMSRVPMGGGFDGINPKLAELYDLGDLQMGMTAEKVAEEYGISREEQDEYAARSQQRAVEATEEGRFDDEIVPIETEEGTVEEDEGLRPGTTAEKLAELPTVFKEDGSVTPGNASQISDGASALLVTSEAFAEEHDLEIMAEVGQNNVAGVDPTVMGIGPVPATKGLLERNGRDIDEYDLVELNEAFASQSLYSRDELGIDPDIFNVNGGAIAIGHPLGASGARLPVTLINELQKRGGGLGLATLCVGFGQGAAIEFDVN; this is encoded by the coding sequence ATGTCACAGACGCCAGTCGTCGTGAAGGCAGTACGGACGCCACAGGGGAAAGAAGACGGCGTATACGCCGACGTTCGGAGCGAGGCGCTCTCGGTGCCGCTGATCGACGAGATCCTCGCGGAAACCGGCCTCTCCGGCGAGGAGATCGACGACCTGATGTGGGGCTGTGCCCAGCAGCGAGGCGAGCAGGACAACAACCTGGCCCGCGTCATCGCCCTGCTTTCCGAACTCGGCGAGAGCGTCCCGGCGACGACGATCAACCGCTGGTGTGCCTCCTCGATGCAGTCGGTGATCTCTGCCTCCGACGCCGTCGCGGCCGGCAACCGCGACGCGATCATCGCCGGCGGCGTCGAGAACATGAGCCGCGTCCCGATGGGCGGCGGCTTCGACGGCATCAACCCCAAGCTAGCCGAACTGTACGATCTCGGCGATCTCCAGATGGGGATGACCGCCGAGAAGGTCGCCGAGGAGTACGGCATTAGCCGCGAAGAACAGGACGAGTACGCCGCCCGCAGCCAGCAGCGCGCGGTCGAAGCCACCGAAGAAGGTCGCTTCGACGACGAGATCGTTCCGATCGAGACCGAAGAGGGCACCGTCGAGGAAGACGAGGGGCTCCGCCCCGGCACCACCGCCGAAAAGCTCGCCGAGCTGCCGACCGTCTTCAAGGAGGACGGCTCCGTCACGCCCGGCAACGCCTCTCAGATCTCCGACGGCGCGTCCGCCCTGCTCGTCACGAGCGAGGCCTTCGCCGAGGAACACGACCTCGAGATCATGGCCGAGGTCGGCCAGAACAACGTCGCCGGCGTCGACCCCACCGTCATGGGGATCGGTCCGGTCCCGGCGACCAAGGGCCTGCTCGAGCGCAACGGCCGAGACATCGACGAGTACGATCTGGTCGAACTCAACGAGGCGTTCGCGAGCCAGTCGCTGTACTCGCGCGACGAGCTCGGCATCGACCCCGACATCTTCAACGTCAACGGCGGGGCGATCGCGATCGGGCACCCGCTGGGCGCATCGGGTGCCCGCCTGCCGGTCACGCTGATTAACGAACTCCAGAAGCGCGGCGGCGGTCTCGGGCTGGCGACGCTCTGCGTCGGCTTCGGTCAAGGTGCGGCGATCGAGTTCGACGTCAACTAA